Proteins encoded by one window of Geobacter sp. DSM 9736:
- a CDS encoding glycosyltransferase family 2 protein, protein MKFSIITVTWNSSRYLQETIDSVLGQDFPSFEYIIVDGGSTDGTLSIIAENAARDGRIRWISEADDGISDAFNKGIRMACGEIIGIINSDDTYCPGAFKAVALAREAHPECDVFHGDMIRMENDVPLFLLKPTPVGPNIWREMPVNHPATFVTRRGYETAGLFDTDLRVTMDYDLILRLYIEGCRFYYVELPLAAMRYGGESDARTWQVLREFYRVTRRYGYPRAQAAFWFMYRAVMVGTKNMLRKLGIHSLIRLHPRFNKVRKQGSHKEQ, encoded by the coding sequence ATGAAGTTCTCCATCATCACAGTGACCTGGAACAGCAGCCGCTACCTGCAGGAGACCATCGACAGCGTCCTCGGGCAGGACTTCCCTTCTTTCGAGTATATAATCGTCGATGGGGGATCGACGGACGGCACCCTCAGTATCATTGCGGAAAACGCCGCACGGGATGGGCGGATTCGCTGGATCTCGGAAGCCGACGATGGGATTTCGGACGCCTTCAACAAGGGGATCCGCATGGCCTGCGGCGAGATCATCGGGATCATCAACTCCGACGACACCTACTGCCCGGGCGCCTTTAAGGCCGTGGCCCTGGCTCGGGAGGCGCATCCGGAGTGCGATGTCTTCCACGGGGACATGATAAGGATGGAGAATGACGTACCGCTCTTCCTCCTGAAGCCTACGCCCGTAGGCCCGAACATATGGAGGGAGATGCCGGTGAACCATCCGGCCACTTTCGTGACCCGCAGGGGATACGAAACCGCTGGCCTCTTCGACACGGATCTGCGGGTCACCATGGACTACGACCTCATCCTGCGGCTTTACATCGAAGGCTGCAGGTTCTATTATGTCGAGCTGCCTCTTGCCGCCATGCGCTACGGCGGCGAAAGCGACGCTCGGACTTGGCAGGTCCTGCGGGAGTTTTACCGGGTAACGAGGCGGTACGGCTATCCCAGGGCACAGGCCGCTTTCTGGTTCATGTACCGCGCTGTCATGGTCGGCACCAAAAACATGCTGAGAAAGCTCGGAATCCACTCCCTCATACGTCTCCATCCCCGGTTCAACAAGGTCCGGAAGCAGGGGAGCCATAAGGAGCAGTAG
- a CDS encoding glycosyltransferase family 1 protein: MRIAIDASTISTQGGPRTYVLGLLDALLRLDRENEYVVFYNDPAHLGRFSGAIEEVLPGKKPLSRLFREHVLLPLACRRHRVDILHCPKSAIPLFSPCPVVVTLHDLIPLKHPETEKFAARVYWRLQIPIAARRSDFIITDSEHARREIMEDFGVPAGKIEAVMLGFDPAMDGGAAEDGAAVRQRYHLPDKYILYVGTIQPRKNLDTLIEAFARLRKEGEVREKLVIVGRKGWLYDRLFARITELGLEEEIVFTGFIPDEDLPHIYRGANVFVYISLFEGFGLPPLEAMACGVPVITSDTTSLPEVVGDAGIALPPTDVEGVALAIRRVLTDAGTASRMRERGVERARLFSWDAAAQRTLSLYRQVAEDAKLRGK, translated from the coding sequence GTGCGCATTGCCATCGACGCTTCCACGATTTCCACCCAGGGGGGGCCGCGAACCTACGTTCTCGGACTTCTTGATGCGCTCCTGCGCCTCGATAGGGAGAACGAGTACGTCGTATTCTACAACGACCCGGCGCACCTCGGCCGCTTCAGTGGTGCTATCGAGGAGGTCCTGCCCGGAAAGAAACCGCTATCGCGTCTTTTCCGGGAGCACGTTCTGCTCCCCCTTGCTTGTCGCCGCCATCGGGTCGACATTCTCCACTGCCCAAAGAGCGCGATTCCGCTTTTCTCCCCCTGCCCGGTGGTGGTGACGCTCCACGACCTGATCCCTCTCAAACATCCGGAGACGGAGAAGTTCGCCGCCCGGGTTTACTGGCGGTTGCAGATCCCGATTGCAGCCAGGCGGAGCGACTTCATCATCACCGACTCGGAACACGCCCGTCGGGAGATCATGGAGGATTTCGGGGTCCCGGCCGGGAAGATCGAGGCGGTAATGCTCGGCTTCGACCCCGCCATGGACGGTGGTGCTGCGGAGGATGGCGCTGCAGTGCGGCAACGTTACCACCTGCCCGATAAGTATATCCTTTACGTGGGGACGATCCAGCCGCGCAAGAACCTGGATACGCTCATCGAAGCATTCGCTCGCCTCCGGAAGGAAGGGGAGGTCAGGGAAAAGCTCGTTATCGTCGGGCGCAAGGGGTGGCTCTACGATCGTCTCTTTGCCAGAATCACCGAACTTGGCCTGGAGGAGGAGATTGTCTTCACCGGGTTCATACCCGACGAGGACCTGCCCCACATTTACCGTGGTGCGAACGTCTTCGTCTACATCTCCCTCTTCGAGGGCTTCGGTCTTCCTCCTCTCGAAGCCATGGCGTGCGGAGTGCCGGTGATCACTTCCGACACTACTTCCCTACCGGAAGTTGTCGGGGATGCGGGAATCGCGCTGCCTCCGACTGATGTGGAAGGGGTGGCGTTGGCTATCCGCAGAGTGCTGACCGACGCGGGCACGGCATCCCGGATGCGGGAGCGGGGGGTGGAGCGGGCGCGTCTGTTTTCATGGGACGCTGCGGCACAGCGGACCCTCTCTCTGTACCGGCAGGTGGCGGAGGATGCGAAGCTACGGGGTAAGTAG